A single Lolium perenne isolate Kyuss_39 chromosome 6, Kyuss_2.0, whole genome shotgun sequence DNA region contains:
- the LOC127307624 gene encoding peptidyl-prolyl cis-trans isomerase FKBP16-1, chloroplastic isoform X1, whose protein sequence is MESAPQAKLTNPFPCASPSPRCPYPPEPKAIRSTCRGLRLVACGISRRIAISEMALLGAATSCLNLLAVTLPVQAAMLEPDVIRYRKLDSGVKLEDVVDGEGPEAREGNLVQFNYVCRRANGYFVHSTVNQFSGESKPVTLPLDGQEMIRGLKEVLIGMRAGGKRRALIPPEVGYIDESLQPVPEEFGPRRSLLSHAKEPLVFEVQLLKVL, encoded by the exons ATGGAGTCTGCGCCGCAGGCAAAACTCACAAATCCATTCCCATGCGCCTCTCCGTCTCCCAG ATGCCCGTATCCACCGGAACCGAAGGCGATCCGGTCGACATGCCGCGGGTTGAGACTAGTAGCATGTGGGATTTCCAGGAGGATAGCAATTTCAGAGATGGCTCTTCTTGGCGCCGCAACCTCTTGCTTGAATCTACTCGCCGTGACCCTGCCGGTGCAGGCAGCAATGCTGGAGCCTGATGTTATCAG GTACAGAAAGCTGGACAGTGGAGTAAAGCTTGAAG ATGTAGTCGATGGCGAGGGGCCGGAAGCTCGGGAAGGCAATCTAGTGCAGTTCAACTACGTCTGCCGCCGCGCAAATGGTTATTTCGTGCATAG CACGGTGAATCAGTTCAGCGGCGAGAGTAAGCCAGTGACACTTCCACTCGATGGGCAAGAG ATGATTAGAGGCCTGAAAGAAGTGCTAATAGGCATGAGAGCCGGAG GTAAGAGGAGGGCTCTGATACCTCCTGAAGTAGGTTACATCGACGAGAGCTTGCAGCCCGTGCCGGAGGAG TTCGGACCTCGTCGGAGCTTGCTGTCGCATGCCAAGGAACCGCTGGTGTTCGAGGTTCAGCTGCTTAAGGTCCTATGA
- the LOC127307624 gene encoding peptidyl-prolyl cis-trans isomerase FKBP16-1, chloroplastic isoform X2: protein MLSVFRYRKLDSGVKLEDVVDGEGPEAREGNLVQFNYVCRRANGYFVHSTVNQFSGESKPVTLPLDGQEMIRGLKEVLIGMRAGGKRRALIPPEVGYIDESLQPVPEEFGPRRSLLSHAKEPLVFEVQLLKVL from the exons ATGTTATCAG TGTTCAGGTACAGAAAGCTGGACAGTGGAGTAAAGCTTGAAG ATGTAGTCGATGGCGAGGGGCCGGAAGCTCGGGAAGGCAATCTAGTGCAGTTCAACTACGTCTGCCGCCGCGCAAATGGTTATTTCGTGCATAG CACGGTGAATCAGTTCAGCGGCGAGAGTAAGCCAGTGACACTTCCACTCGATGGGCAAGAG ATGATTAGAGGCCTGAAAGAAGTGCTAATAGGCATGAGAGCCGGAG GTAAGAGGAGGGCTCTGATACCTCCTGAAGTAGGTTACATCGACGAGAGCTTGCAGCCCGTGCCGGAGGAG TTCGGACCTCGTCGGAGCTTGCTGTCGCATGCCAAGGAACCGCTGGTGTTCGAGGTTCAGCTGCTTAAGGTCCTATGA
- the LOC127310394 gene encoding putative disease resistance protein At3g14460, giving the protein MAGETIVSAVVADMVGRALSLLAGHLLDQQPERNAEAKLPRLRHLLVRVESVAEAPGARRITSHALLAWLAELVNGAFRARYLLDALPSGRGQDEGHGKLVPARSFSLPSSFNPSKRLCVAARRLLLRDADASANELDSILADLERVAGGLTEFIMLLQMCPAAPHRPLPTTGIYADSLMFGRHAERRRVLDFLLEDDEGGEPAVEELGILSIVGAAGLGRTTLVQHVCEDPAVRRRFSLVMMLDFHCMSLMAAGETELFLRSLFAPTAASILSGGDSQKLSLLHRKLRGERFLAVFDNVDTRRRQVVDAIMPTLRRAGRRGSKVIVTSTDAEYVAGLGTAEPIELRPLPREEYWFFFKAHAFGSDAEADPRLAAAGQAIAKRLRGSFLGGKIVGALLRSRPDARLWRSVLNSSTLSVADVSCCLGNGSYVEAVAGNLLPPHVAVSCVTVSGSPVRGHVGIQDSSLALPAPPSPDDHRPELPVLLCKSVFPSYCLYYTAHCTIDGDLNQ; this is encoded by the coding sequence ATGGCTGGCGAGACCATCGTCTCCGCTGTTGTGGCGGACATGGTCGGCAGGGCGCTGTCCCTCCTCGCTGGGCATCTCCTGGACCAGCAGCCGGAGCGGAACGCCGAGGCCAAGCTGCCAAGGCTACGGCACCTGCTAGTCAGGGTCGAGAGCGTCGCCGAAGCGCCCGGGGCGAGGCGGATCACGAGCCACGCGCTGCTCGCCTGGCTCGCGGAGCTTGTCAACGGCGCGTTCCGGGCGCGCTACCTCCTCGACGCGCTCCCGAGCGGACGAGGCCAGGACGAAGGACATGGCAAGCTCGTGCCGGCGCGGTCTTTCTCCCTGCCTAGTTCGTTCAACCCCTCTAAGCGCCTCTGCGTGGCGGCCAGGCGGCTGCTGCTCCGCGACGCCGACGCCAGCGCCAACGAGCTCGACAGCATCCTCGCGGACCTGGAAAGAGTCGCCGGCGGTCTCACGGAGTTCATCATGCTGCTGCAGATGTGCCCGGCGGCGCCGCACCGGCCGCTGCCCACCACGGGCATCTACGCGGACAGCCTGATGTTCGGCCGGCACGCCGAGAGGCGCCGCGTTCTGGACTTCTTGCTGGAAGATGATGAAGGCGGTGAGCCGGCGGTGGAAGAGCTAGGCATCCTTTCAATTGTCGGCGCTGCCGGCCTCGGGAGGACCACGCTCGTGCAGCACGTGTGCGAGGaccccgccgtgcgccgccgcttcTCCCTGGTCATGATGCTGGACTTCCACTGCATGAGTCTCATGGCCGCCGGCGAGACGGAGCTGTTCCTACGCTCCCTGTTCGCGCCGACAGCCGCCAGCATCCTCTCCGGCGGCGACAGCCAGAAGCTTAGTCTTCTCCATCGGAAGCTGCGTGGGGAGAGGTTCCTGGCCGTGTTTGACAACGTGGACACGCGCAGGAGGCAAGTGGTGGACGCGATCATGCCGACCCTGCGGCGTGCCGGCAGGCGAGGGAGCAAGGTCATCGTCACGAGCACCGACGCCGAGTACGTCGCTGGCCTCGGCACGGCGGAGCCGATCGAATTGCGTCCTCTGCCTCGGGAGGAGTACTGGTTCTTCTTCAAGGCGCACGCCTTTGGCAGCGACGCCGAGGCGGACCCGCGGCTGGCGGCGGCGGGGCAGGCCATCGCCAAGAGGCTCCGCGGTTCCTTCTTGGGCGGGAAGATAGTGGGCGCGCTCCTGAGGTCCCGCCCTGACGCGCGGCTATGGCGTAGCGTCCTCAACAGCAGCACCCTGAGCGTGGCAGACGTGTCGTGCTGCCTCGGCAACGGCAGCTACGTAGAAGCGGTGGCCGGCAACCTCCTCCCGCCGCACGTGGCCGTTAGTTGCGTCACCGTCTCCGGCTCTCCGGTGAGAGGGCACGTCGGAATTCAGGATTCCTCGTTGGCCCTTCCTGCTCCCCCTTCTCCCGACGACCACCGGCCGGAGTTGCCTGTGCTGCTGTGCAAGTCTGTCTTCCCTTCCTACTGCCTCTACTACACTGCCCATTGCACGATCGACGGAGATTTGAATCAGTAA